From Bacteroidota bacterium, a single genomic window includes:
- a CDS encoding ATP-binding protein: MNSPFIFGKLAIGQSFINREEEKKRLKNNILGSNNTMLISPRRWGKSSLVRMVAKEVEKERSDVHFCFIDMFNVRTEEEFFELFATEVLKTTSHKWEEWAENGKQFIRTLFPRFSFGIDPQNDFTISLDFKQLKKSANEILNLPEEIAKKKNIKIVVCIDEFQNISFFDEPLALQKKLRSVWQNQSETTYCLYGSKRHMMTDIFENKSMPFYKFGDTIFLNKIDEKYWLKYIPLQFKRTGKRINKKLAQQIAQISENHPYYVQLFSNIVWQKTDGNCTDEIVEFALNDLLLQSSILFQRETDNLSNTQVNFLKALVDGVEQFSSKETLSTYNLGSQGNIKKIKTALESKEVIDLWGSKIEFLDPIFKTWFETTYMK; this comes from the coding sequence ATGAACTCACCATTTATATTTGGGAAACTTGCAATTGGTCAAAGTTTCATTAATAGGGAGGAAGAGAAAAAGCGCCTTAAAAACAACATACTTGGCAGCAACAATACGATGTTAATTTCTCCTCGAAGGTGGGGGAAATCGTCATTAGTCAGAATGGTGGCCAAAGAAGTTGAAAAAGAGAGATCGGATGTCCATTTTTGCTTTATTGATATGTTCAATGTGCGAACTGAAGAAGAATTCTTTGAGCTTTTTGCTACTGAGGTCTTAAAAACCACTTCTCACAAATGGGAAGAATGGGCCGAAAACGGAAAGCAATTTATAAGAACCTTATTTCCTCGTTTTAGTTTTGGGATTGATCCTCAAAACGACTTCACAATTTCATTAGACTTCAAGCAATTAAAAAAATCTGCTAATGAAATTTTAAATCTGCCCGAAGAAATAGCAAAAAAGAAAAATATTAAAATAGTTGTTTGTATTGATGAGTTTCAAAACATTTCATTCTTTGACGAACCCCTGGCTCTTCAAAAAAAATTAAGATCAGTCTGGCAAAACCAAAGTGAAACGACTTATTGTCTATATGGAAGCAAGCGGCACATGATGACTGATATCTTTGAAAACAAATCAATGCCATTCTATAAATTTGGAGACACCATCTTTTTAAACAAAATTGATGAAAAATACTGGCTTAAATATATTCCTCTTCAATTTAAAAGAACAGGTAAAAGAATTAACAAAAAACTTGCACAACAAATCGCACAAATTTCTGAAAACCATCCTTATTATGTTCAATTGTTTTCCAATATTGTTTGGCAAAAGACTGATGGAAACTGTACTGATGAAATAGTCGAATTTGCATTAAATGATTTACTTCTTCAAAGCTCGATTCTATTTCAAAGAGAAACCGATAACCTATCAAATACTCAGGTAAACTTCCTCAAAGCACTTGTGGACGGTGTTGAGCAGTTCTCCTCAAAAGAAACCTTATCTACCTACAATCTGGGCTCACAGGGAAATATTAAAAAGATTAAAACTGCCTTAGAATCGAAAGAGGTAATTGACCTTTGGGGTT